In Burkholderia gladioli, a genomic segment contains:
- a CDS encoding alginate export family protein, whose product MQSKTIRRALRAACALALLPGAAAQAQTPPAASAVAQPACTASRPAPSFNRWQENWGALADPCLPRKPLDALKYIPLSGDPSWYLSLGANLRERFEFNDAPLFGLGGGRADGYVIQRAQVHADARFGEHVQAFVQLEDARPFGKDSVSPVDKNPLDLEQAFVAYVGQLGAGTVKARIGRQEMAFDLQRFIAVRDGPNVRQAFDALWGDYEIGQWRFIGYLTRPVQYRDLDSFDDTSNRHLKFSGLRVERSSFGPGDLSAYWSRYERDGARFLDAAGNERRDVFDLRYAGKRAPFDWDVEAMGQTGHVGAASIGAWAFGALGGYTFASLPGTPRLGLQVDGASGDSHPGNGHVGTFNPLFPNGYYFTLAGYTGYSNLIHVKPSLTFKLAPTLTLMTALGFQWRETAADAVYGQGMAVVPGTAGHGSRWTGMYAQLRADWLVSDNVALALEAVHFNVGNSLRALGARNADYVGMEAKFGW is encoded by the coding sequence ATGCAAAGCAAGACGATCCGCCGCGCGTTGCGCGCGGCCTGCGCGCTCGCATTGCTGCCGGGCGCGGCCGCGCAGGCACAGACGCCGCCTGCGGCAAGCGCCGTCGCGCAGCCGGCCTGCACCGCGAGCCGACCCGCGCCGTCCTTCAATCGCTGGCAGGAGAACTGGGGCGCGCTCGCCGATCCCTGCCTGCCGCGCAAGCCGCTCGACGCGCTCAAGTACATTCCGCTGTCGGGCGACCCGAGCTGGTATCTCTCGCTCGGCGCGAACCTGCGAGAGCGCTTCGAATTCAACGACGCGCCCTTGTTCGGGCTCGGCGGCGGCCGCGCCGACGGCTACGTGATCCAGCGCGCGCAAGTCCATGCCGATGCGCGTTTCGGCGAGCACGTGCAGGCCTTCGTGCAACTCGAGGATGCGCGCCCATTCGGCAAGGATTCGGTGTCGCCCGTCGACAAGAACCCGCTCGACCTGGAGCAGGCCTTCGTCGCCTACGTCGGCCAGCTCGGCGCCGGCACCGTGAAGGCGCGCATCGGCCGCCAGGAGATGGCCTTCGACCTGCAGCGCTTCATCGCCGTGCGCGACGGCCCCAATGTGCGGCAGGCCTTCGACGCGCTGTGGGGCGACTACGAGATCGGCCAATGGCGCTTCATCGGCTATCTCACGCGGCCGGTGCAGTATCGCGATCTCGACAGCTTCGACGACACCTCGAACCGCCACCTGAAGTTCAGCGGCCTGCGCGTCGAGCGCAGCAGCTTCGGCCCCGGCGACCTGTCGGCCTACTGGTCGCGCTACGAGCGCGACGGCGCGCGCTTTCTCGATGCCGCCGGCAACGAGCGGCGCGACGTGTTCGACCTGCGCTACGCCGGCAAGCGCGCGCCGTTCGACTGGGACGTGGAAGCGATGGGGCAGACCGGGCACGTGGGCGCGGCCAGCATCGGCGCCTGGGCCTTCGGCGCGCTGGGCGGCTATACCTTCGCCTCGCTGCCCGGCACGCCGCGCCTCGGCCTGCAGGTGGACGGCGCCTCCGGCGACAGCCATCCCGGCAACGGCCACGTCGGCACCTTCAACCCGCTGTTCCCGAACGGCTATTACTTCACGCTGGCCGGCTACACGGGCTACAGCAACCTGATCCACGTGAAGCCTTCGCTGACGTTCAAGCTCGCGCCGACACTCACGCTGATGACGGCGCTCGGCTTCCAGTGGCGCGAGACCGCCGCCGATGCCGTCTACGGCCAGGGCATGGCGGTGGTGCCGGGCACGGCGGGCCACGGCAGCCGCTGGACCGGCATGTATGCGCAGTTGCGCGCCGACTGGCTGGTCAGCGATAACGTGGCGCTCGCGCTGGAAGCCGTGCATTTCAATGTCGGCAATTCCTTGCGGGCGCTGGGCGCGCGCAACGCGGACTACGTCGGTATGGAGGCGAAGTTCGGCTGGTAA
- a CDS encoding zf-TFIIB domain-containing protein: MKCPVCKTPDLLIAERRTIEIDYCPTCRGVWLDRGELDKLIALDAREAGMPAPSSARGYEDRERERSREASHEGHPYRRDEHRAGHQQGYRKKRSLFDMFDFD; this comes from the coding sequence ATGAAATGTCCCGTCTGCAAGACCCCGGATCTGTTGATCGCCGAGCGCCGCACCATCGAGATCGATTACTGCCCGACCTGTCGCGGCGTGTGGCTCGATCGCGGCGAGCTCGACAAGCTGATCGCGCTCGATGCGCGGGAGGCCGGGATGCCCGCGCCGTCGAGCGCGCGCGGATACGAGGACCGCGAGCGCGAACGATCGCGCGAGGCGAGCCATGAAGGCCATCCTTATCGACGCGACGAGCATCGCGCCGGGCACCAACAGGGCTATCGCAAGAAACGCTCGCTGTTCGACATGTTCGACTTCGACTGA
- a CDS encoding glycoside hydrolase family 28 protein yields MKGKISMRAAWALSVFATLVGQASAQAATCTPQWSGSASTNTTNLQNAITQCAASGTSSSPGLVDLGSNNGISTAVITSVNLASNIVLKLEKGFTLKGSPAQPSGGAMLTGSSLSNLTITGTGAIDGDGQDYWPAAVGQNNTARPKLIAITGSNLQIGSNFTDAGKPQSIVAFPSSSNATGNALIIRNSPKEQLVIESGSKNVTIDGVWIYANPNRNASGDDLAPNTDAIDIIGTQTAIIKNCLLDTGDDDIAIKSNAGGAATSNVNISHCVVGGGHGISIGGQEAAGTTLANPGVSQVTVDTVQFSGTDYGYRIKTDQTAKDSGATTGVTYRNTCMRNVQQPFLFTYAYASGTGGTLPIIANVDIDNVIATATKQQGAIVGLSNSLMGVPKSGDTGIRITNSQISGGKAFSVTNGELQLGSHSTAATTTGSNGQVVQVPDSGTTLSCPSSITIPAQI; encoded by the coding sequence ATGAAAGGGAAAATCAGCATGCGCGCGGCATGGGCGCTCTCCGTCTTCGCCACGCTCGTCGGGCAGGCATCCGCGCAAGCGGCCACCTGCACGCCGCAGTGGAGCGGTTCAGCCAGCACCAACACCACCAACCTGCAGAACGCCATCACGCAGTGCGCCGCCAGCGGCACCAGCAGCAGTCCGGGCCTGGTCGATCTCGGCAGCAACAACGGCATCTCGACGGCGGTCATCACCAGTGTGAACCTCGCCAGCAATATCGTGCTCAAGCTGGAGAAGGGCTTCACGCTGAAAGGTTCGCCGGCGCAGCCGTCGGGCGGCGCGATGCTGACCGGCAGCAGCCTGAGCAACCTGACCATCACCGGCACCGGCGCGATCGACGGTGACGGACAGGACTACTGGCCCGCCGCGGTCGGACAGAACAACACGGCCCGGCCGAAGCTGATCGCCATCACCGGCTCGAACCTGCAGATCGGCTCGAACTTCACCGATGCCGGCAAACCGCAATCGATCGTGGCCTTCCCGAGTTCGTCCAATGCCACCGGTAACGCGCTGATCATCCGTAATTCACCGAAGGAACAGCTGGTGATCGAATCGGGCTCGAAGAACGTCACGATCGACGGCGTGTGGATCTACGCGAACCCGAACCGCAACGCCAGCGGCGACGATCTCGCGCCGAACACCGACGCGATCGACATCATCGGCACCCAGACCGCGATCATCAAGAACTGCCTGCTCGACACCGGCGACGACGATATCGCCATCAAGTCCAACGCGGGCGGCGCAGCCACCTCGAACGTCAACATCAGTCACTGCGTGGTCGGCGGCGGGCATGGCATCTCGATCGGCGGGCAGGAAGCGGCCGGCACCACGCTGGCGAATCCGGGCGTCTCGCAGGTCACGGTCGACACGGTGCAGTTCAGCGGCACCGACTACGGCTACCGGATCAAGACCGACCAGACCGCCAAGGACAGCGGCGCCACCACCGGCGTGACCTATCGAAACACCTGCATGCGCAATGTCCAGCAGCCCTTCCTGTTCACCTACGCCTATGCCTCGGGCACCGGCGGCACCTTGCCGATCATCGCCAACGTCGACATCGACAACGTGATCGCCACCGCCACCAAGCAGCAAGGCGCCATCGTCGGGCTCTCGAACAGCCTGATGGGCGTACCGAAATCGGGGGACACCGGGATCCGCATCACCAATAGCCAGATCAGCGGCGGCAAGGCCTTCTCGGTGACCAACGGCGAATTGCAGCTGGGCAGCCACAGCACCGCAGCGACCACGACCGGCTCGAACGGCCAGGTGGTGCAAGTCCCGGATAGCGGCACGACGCTGTCCTGCCCGAGCAGCATCACGATCCCGGCACAGATCTGA
- a CDS encoding glycoside hydrolase family 28 protein produces MLTRRHFLGYGGALMGSALLGACGGGTDTPPSPGSSSPGGIAMPADPIWGPDGAATNIIASLDGIRQAAFPAVDFEVEAYGAQPCSVITQTSPYTDAGKSPVSPGAGATQGAGAFDSRPAFLAAISACAAAGGGRVVVPAGDWYCAGPIVLQSNVNFHLSANCTIFFSPNPADYAKDGPVDCGANGKLFYSRWQANDCLNFGAPVYARNASNIALSGEGPTSILNGQAMTPFAGAGNTATCWWTWKGSSGAYGCANSSTPSQAYANPNNVDLKTAAPGIAAALYALLTNPATPWQQDQNYLPALSEAGVPVAQRIFGLGHYLRPCMVEFIGCTNVLMENYHTQNTPFWQHHPTDCTNVVIRGVMADSIGPNNDGFDPDACRNVLCDGMVFNTGDDCIAIKSGKDLDTGYGPAQNHVVQNCTMNSGHGGITLGSEMGGGVENIYARNLTMLNQFWATNSLNIAIRIKTNMNRGGFVRNFYVDGVSLPNGVSLTGSGYGSKLLAGSPINGTVPLGVVTATAGNPSASQGGLITFDCDYQPAGDAIRTRPAQVQNVNISNVTASNVTLGGSTGSCFQAIVAQGPVAFDYNGPAPIPAIPAISGVTISNCDFGSPSAVGPASASAPGPIYAWNVNGITLQNVKIAGQLYNTTITDLR; encoded by the coding sequence ATGCTCACCAGGCGACATTTCCTCGGCTACGGCGGCGCACTGATGGGCAGCGCCTTGCTCGGTGCCTGCGGGGGCGGCACCGATACGCCGCCGTCGCCCGGGTCTTCCTCGCCCGGCGGCATCGCCATGCCGGCCGATCCGATCTGGGGGCCGGACGGCGCGGCCACCAACATCATCGCTTCGCTCGACGGCATCAGGCAGGCGGCCTTCCCGGCCGTCGATTTCGAAGTCGAGGCCTATGGCGCGCAGCCCTGCTCCGTGATCACCCAAACCAGCCCCTACACCGATGCAGGCAAATCGCCGGTCAGCCCAGGCGCCGGCGCGACCCAGGGTGCCGGTGCCTTTGATTCGCGGCCCGCCTTCCTGGCGGCGATCAGCGCCTGCGCGGCGGCCGGCGGCGGCCGCGTGGTGGTGCCGGCGGGCGACTGGTACTGCGCGGGGCCGATCGTCCTGCAAAGCAATGTCAACTTCCATCTGAGCGCCAACTGCACGATCTTCTTCAGCCCGAACCCGGCTGACTACGCCAAGGACGGCCCCGTCGACTGCGGCGCGAACGGCAAGCTGTTCTACAGCCGCTGGCAGGCCAACGACTGCCTGAACTTCGGCGCGCCGGTCTACGCGCGCAACGCCAGCAACATCGCGCTGAGCGGCGAAGGCCCGACCTCGATCCTGAACGGCCAGGCGATGACGCCGTTCGCGGGCGCGGGCAACACGGCCACCTGCTGGTGGACCTGGAAGGGCAGCAGCGGTGCATATGGCTGCGCGAATTCCTCGACACCGTCGCAGGCCTACGCGAACCCGAACAACGTCGACCTGAAGACGGCGGCGCCCGGCATCGCCGCCGCGCTCTACGCACTGCTGACCAACCCCGCCACGCCCTGGCAACAGGACCAGAACTACCTGCCGGCGCTGTCGGAGGCGGGCGTGCCGGTGGCGCAGCGGATCTTCGGCCTGGGCCATTATCTTCGGCCCTGCATGGTGGAATTCATCGGCTGCACCAACGTGCTGATGGAGAACTACCACACGCAGAACACACCGTTCTGGCAGCACCACCCGACCGACTGCACGAACGTGGTGATCCGCGGCGTGATGGCCGACAGCATCGGCCCGAACAACGACGGCTTCGATCCCGACGCCTGCCGCAACGTGCTGTGCGACGGCATGGTGTTCAACACCGGCGACGACTGCATCGCCATCAAGTCGGGCAAGGATCTCGACACCGGGTACGGCCCCGCGCAGAACCACGTGGTGCAGAACTGCACCATGAACAGCGGCCACGGCGGCATCACGCTAGGCAGCGAGATGGGCGGCGGCGTGGAGAACATCTACGCGCGCAACCTGACGATGCTGAACCAGTTCTGGGCGACCAATTCGCTGAACATCGCGATCCGTATCAAGACCAACATGAATCGCGGTGGCTTCGTGCGCAACTTCTACGTCGACGGCGTGAGTCTGCCCAACGGCGTGAGCCTGACGGGCAGCGGTTACGGCAGCAAGCTGCTGGCCGGCAGCCCGATCAACGGCACGGTGCCGCTGGGCGTGGTCACCGCCACCGCGGGTAACCCGTCCGCCTCGCAGGGCGGGCTGATCACCTTCGACTGCGACTACCAGCCGGCCGGCGACGCGATACGCACGCGCCCGGCGCAGGTGCAGAACGTCAACATCAGCAATGTGACGGCCAGCAACGTCACGCTCGGCGGCAGCACCGGATCCTGCTTCCAGGCGATCGTCGCGCAGGGCCCGGTGGCCTTTGACTACAACGGCCCGGCCCCCATCCCCGCGATTCCCGCCATCAGCGGCGTGACGATCTCGAACTGCGATTTCGGCTCGCCCAGCGCCGTCGGGCCCGCCAGCGCCTCCGCGCCGGGGCCGATCTACGCCTGGAACGTGAACGGCATCACGTTGCAGAACGTCAAGATCGCGGGGCAGCTCTACAACACCACGATCACCGACCTGCGCTGA
- a CDS encoding DUF3300 domain-containing protein, with translation MKDTLPPRHHPARAIVASTLVIALLGLAACNRKSDDTPPAAAASATSAPAASDAQPAPAAYTPPSADQLYQMVAPIALFPDKLVALVLAGATYPDQVTAANTWLGQNPTLKGADLTAAADAQPWDPSVKALTAFPAVLSQMASNIEWTTALGQAYYHDPNDVLNAIQVMRQRAQKAGHLSSGSQLHVTQVAQAAPPPSYTPAQSGPAIYEGPPIVPPPPQTIVIEPAQPDTVYVPAYNPAVVYGEPEVYPGYAYRPSYDTGAVVTAGVLSFGVGIAVGALFSHHDWGWHSWGVNWGAPHPGGPAWGNRERPAVVYNHTTYISKSTTVINNIHNTRITNNVTNNYGNTTNNVGNLVNRGAPPAGVAAAQQMREQQAAREQQMRERPGAPHPGPSAMSMPHFGANDTRPGERPAAHPEANRPNEMAAHAGPGEPHPGEARRVERNEAAQGAAHPPAEGRAPENVPHPPANANAMHGANPANGEMREMPGMQMHQQAEPRREPEAPRNEPAEAPRQQHEAPPQAREALQQREVHAPQQHEAPRPAAQPRPADHVQHEPQQHAAPHPQEHERQEHR, from the coding sequence ATGAAAGACACCCTGCCGCCTCGTCACCACCCCGCTCGCGCGATCGTCGCCTCCACGCTCGTGATCGCCCTGCTCGGCCTCGCCGCCTGCAACCGGAAGAGCGATGACACGCCGCCGGCCGCCGCGGCCAGCGCCACGAGCGCGCCGGCCGCTTCCGACGCGCAGCCGGCACCGGCCGCCTACACGCCGCCGAGCGCCGACCAGCTCTACCAGATGGTGGCGCCGATCGCGCTGTTCCCGGACAAGCTGGTGGCGCTGGTCCTGGCCGGCGCCACCTACCCCGACCAGGTCACCGCCGCCAATACCTGGCTCGGCCAGAATCCGACGCTCAAGGGCGCCGACCTGACGGCCGCCGCCGACGCGCAGCCCTGGGACCCTTCGGTCAAGGCGCTCACGGCCTTCCCGGCGGTGCTCTCGCAGATGGCCTCGAACATCGAATGGACCACCGCGCTCGGCCAGGCCTACTACCACGATCCGAACGACGTGCTGAACGCGATCCAGGTGATGCGCCAGCGTGCGCAGAAGGCGGGCCACCTGAGTTCGGGCAGCCAGCTGCACGTCACCCAGGTGGCGCAGGCCGCGCCGCCGCCGTCCTACACGCCGGCGCAAAGCGGTCCGGCGATCTACGAGGGGCCGCCGATCGTGCCGCCGCCGCCCCAGACCATCGTGATCGAGCCGGCCCAGCCCGATACCGTCTATGTGCCGGCCTACAACCCGGCGGTGGTCTACGGCGAGCCGGAGGTCTACCCCGGTTACGCCTACCGGCCGAGCTACGACACCGGCGCGGTGGTCACCGCGGGCGTGCTGTCGTTCGGGGTGGGGATCGCCGTGGGGGCGCTGTTCAGCCATCACGACTGGGGCTGGCATTCGTGGGGCGTGAACTGGGGCGCGCCGCATCCGGGCGGCCCGGCCTGGGGCAACCGGGAACGGCCGGCGGTGGTGTACAACCACACCACCTACATCTCGAAGTCGACCACCGTGATCAACAACATCCACAACACGCGGATCACGAACAACGTCACCAACAACTACGGCAACACCACCAACAACGTCGGCAACCTGGTCAATCGCGGCGCGCCGCCGGCCGGCGTGGCCGCCGCGCAGCAAATGCGCGAGCAGCAGGCCGCGCGCGAGCAGCAGATGCGCGAGCGTCCGGGGGCGCCGCATCCCGGTCCGTCGGCGATGTCGATGCCGCATTTCGGCGCCAACGATACGCGGCCGGGCGAACGGCCCGCGGCGCATCCCGAGGCGAATCGTCCGAACGAGATGGCCGCGCATGCCGGCCCGGGCGAGCCGCATCCGGGTGAGGCGCGGCGTGTCGAGCGCAACGAGGCGGCCCAGGGCGCCGCCCATCCGCCTGCCGAGGGCCGCGCGCCGGAAAACGTCCCGCATCCGCCCGCCAACGCGAACGCGATGCACGGCGCGAACCCGGCGAACGGCGAGATGCGCGAGATGCCCGGCATGCAGATGCACCAGCAGGCCGAGCCGCGCCGCGAGCCCGAGGCGCCGCGCAACGAGCCGGCCGAGGCGCCCCGCCAGCAGCACGAGGCGCCGCCCCAGGCACGCGAGGCCTTGCAGCAGCGCGAGGTGCATGCGCCGCAGCAGCACGAGGCGCCGCGCCCGGCTGCGCAGCCTCGGCCGGCCGATCACGTGCAACATGAGCCTCAGCAGCACGCGGCGCCGCATCCGCAAGAGCACGAGAGGCAGGAGCATCGCTGA
- a CDS encoding DUF4148 domain-containing protein — MKGSHEAPTVLLRLILIVRRTGILLSLPGIQARQPGNYSVLMRSPSTTHPDNPAASIQHVEPTRLYAHLICQMEKIMKKRFIPVFVATTTLVAAFAAGTANAQAGTLTRAQVRAEIVQLHEAGYNVGRGEDNSYPTQLQAAEQRIAANRQGEGAAGYGANPAARSEAGGANRGIAADENSGLKPVYFGS; from the coding sequence ATGAAGGGCTCGCACGAAGCGCCGACGGTGCTTTTGCGCCTGATCCTCATCGTGAGACGAACGGGCATCTTGTTGAGCTTGCCCGGCATTCAAGCGCGACAGCCCGGCAACTACAGTGTGCTCATGCGATCACCAAGTACGACGCATCCCGACAACCCGGCGGCATCGATCCAGCATGTCGAGCCGACAAGGTTGTACGCACACCTAATTTGCCAGATGGAAAAGATCATGAAGAAGCGCTTTATCCCCGTGTTCGTCGCCACCACCACCCTCGTCGCGGCATTCGCCGCCGGCACCGCCAACGCCCAGGCCGGCACGCTGACGCGCGCCCAGGTACGCGCCGAGATCGTGCAACTGCACGAGGCCGGCTACAACGTGGGCCGCGGCGAGGACAACAGCTATCCGACGCAACTGCAAGCCGCGGAGCAACGCATCGCCGCCAACCGGCAAGGCGAGGGCGCGGCGGGCTACGGCGCCAACCCGGCAGCGCGCTCGGAAGCCGGCGGCGCGAATCGCGGCATCGCCGCGGACGAGAACAGCGGCCTGAAGCCGGTCTACTTTGGCAGCTGA
- the rclC gene encoding reactive chlorine resistance membrane protein RclC, with protein MNAYIHFLKVTSRADRFGVNLVRISIAIVFLWIGALKFVPYEADSITPLVAQSPVMEFFYKHPEDYARHMTKEGQLVPEQRAWQRDNNTYAFSRGLGTLEILIGLLVLSNVASRKLGLLGGLLSFLTPFVTLSFLASTPETWVPALGDAQHGFPFLSEHGRLIIKDTVILAASVLVMADSAKRLLVERESRCEVGGCGQSRARAVR; from the coding sequence ATGAATGCCTATATCCATTTCCTGAAGGTCACCAGCCGCGCCGATCGTTTCGGCGTCAACCTGGTCCGCATCTCGATCGCCATCGTGTTTCTCTGGATCGGCGCGCTGAAGTTCGTGCCTTACGAGGCCGACAGCATCACGCCGCTGGTGGCGCAAAGCCCCGTGATGGAATTCTTCTACAAGCATCCCGAGGATTACGCCCGGCACATGACGAAGGAAGGGCAACTGGTGCCCGAGCAACGCGCCTGGCAGCGGGACAACAACACCTATGCCTTTTCGCGCGGCCTGGGAACGCTCGAGATCCTGATCGGCCTGCTGGTGCTGTCGAACGTCGCCTCGCGCAAGCTGGGCCTGCTCGGCGGCCTGCTGTCGTTTCTCACGCCCTTCGTCACGCTGTCGTTCCTGGCGAGCACGCCGGAAACCTGGGTGCCGGCGCTGGGCGACGCGCAGCACGGCTTTCCCTTCCTCTCCGAGCACGGCCGCCTGATCATCAAGGACACCGTGATCCTGGCGGCCTCGGTGCTGGTCATGGCGGACTCGGCGAAACGGCTGCTCGTCGAGCGCGAGAGCCGATGCGAGGTGGGCGGCTGCGGACAATCCCGGGCACGGGCCGTGCGCTGA
- a CDS encoding SH3-like domain-containing protein, with protein sequence MSINDSPSLHPAHSANHESSPARRTLLKSLVAGGASIAFGVPAHAAAASHIARIPGIVNREGRVSPFQVGDHVRVSVRYPIGHYRTPFYLRGKPGQVVRVVEQYINPEQEAFGHNAGSQLWLYQVRFSQKDLWPENEGAPSDTLQLEIFENWLEKA encoded by the coding sequence ATGTCGATCAATGATTCTCCCTCGCTTCATCCCGCCCATTCGGCGAACCACGAAAGCTCGCCGGCCCGCAGGACGCTGCTGAAGTCGCTGGTGGCCGGCGGCGCGTCGATCGCGTTCGGCGTCCCGGCCCATGCCGCCGCGGCTTCGCACATCGCCAGGATTCCCGGCATCGTCAATCGCGAAGGGCGGGTGTCGCCGTTCCAGGTGGGCGACCACGTCAGGGTGTCGGTCCGCTATCCGATCGGCCATTACCGCACGCCGTTCTATTTGCGCGGCAAACCCGGCCAGGTGGTGAGGGTGGTCGAGCAGTACATCAATCCCGAGCAGGAGGCATTCGGCCATAACGCCGGCAGCCAGCTCTGGCTTTACCAGGTGCGTTTCTCGCAAAAGGATCTCTGGCCGGAAAACGAAGGCGCGCCGTCGGACACGCTGCAACTCGAGATTTTTGAAAATTGGCTTGAAAAGGCATAA
- the nthA gene encoding nitrile hydratase subunit alpha, translating to MANDHTHDHSDHSEHAAIENNAQPGYYEILEIAIRELLIERDLITADEVRHQIEVLDSRSPILGSRLVARAWVDPAFKARLLADGNAAAEEMGISMYDDTTFTVLENTETVHNLIVCTLCSCYPRPVLGLPPDWYKSKPYRSRAVREPRAVLEEFGTRIPEHVEVRVNDSTSNLRYLVLPLRPKGTEHYTEEQLVKLATRDTMIGVSVPRI from the coding sequence ATGGCAAACGATCATACGCACGACCATTCGGACCATTCCGAGCACGCGGCCATCGAGAACAACGCGCAACCGGGTTATTACGAAATCCTGGAAATCGCGATTCGCGAATTGCTGATCGAGCGCGACCTGATCACGGCGGACGAGGTTCGCCACCAGATCGAGGTGCTCGACTCGCGCTCGCCGATCCTCGGCTCGCGCCTGGTGGCGCGCGCCTGGGTGGATCCGGCCTTCAAGGCCCGGCTGCTGGCCGACGGCAACGCGGCGGCCGAGGAGATGGGCATCTCCATGTACGACGACACCACCTTCACGGTGCTGGAAAACACCGAGACGGTGCACAACCTGATCGTCTGCACGCTGTGCTCCTGCTATCCGCGCCCGGTGCTGGGCCTGCCGCCCGACTGGTACAAGAGCAAGCCCTATCGCTCGCGCGCGGTGCGCGAGCCGCGCGCCGTGCTGGAGGAATTCGGCACCCGGATTCCGGAGCACGTCGAGGTGCGCGTCAACGACTCGACCTCGAACCTGCGCTACCTGGTGCTGCCGCTGCGCCCCAAGGGCACCGAGCATTACACCGAGGAGCAACTCGTCAAGCTGGCAACGCGCGATACGATGATCGGCGTGTCGGTACCGCGCATCTAA
- a CDS encoding SH3-like domain-containing protein — MTDTSMLVKKLPNDFGGTGAHEPVQIVEHPLLPWEKRCHALLDVLDFHKIVNTEEKRRGTEEIGTEMAAKLTYYEKWIVSASNCLMQKGILNPDEIGRKHKEVSLRLGVPV, encoded by the coding sequence ATGACCGATACCTCGATGCTGGTGAAGAAGCTGCCCAACGACTTCGGCGGCACCGGTGCCCACGAGCCCGTGCAGATCGTCGAACATCCGCTGCTGCCCTGGGAGAAGCGCTGCCACGCGCTGCTGGACGTGCTCGATTTCCACAAGATCGTCAATACCGAGGAGAAGCGCCGCGGTACCGAGGAAATCGGCACCGAGATGGCGGCGAAGCTGACCTACTACGAGAAGTGGATCGTGTCGGCCTCGAATTGCCTGATGCAGAAGGGCATCCTCAACCCCGACGAAATCGGCCGCAAGCACAAGGAAGTGTCGCTGCGGCTCGGCGTGCCGGTCTGA